DNA from Magnolia sinica isolate HGM2019 chromosome 19, MsV1, whole genome shotgun sequence:
GGATACGGTACACCCTGTGGTTAGCTATGGTCATGGTAACCACCAGGGCATCGTCGTGCGGATGCTGGATTCCGCAGGTATCATCCTCGGTGAAGCTCAGGCTGCACGGGCTGACCCGAAGTTCCTTGCTAGGCCACTCAGTCAAGTGGATGTAATGTTCCAGATCAGGCTTCTAAGAGTGGGCTTTTCGAACCCTTTTCAAATCTCCCCCACCAGATGAGCCCCTAAAAATGGTACGGATTTCAGCCAGTTCTTCCGTTGGGTTATTTGGTCGTTCTTGCCCCCGCTCTTTATTCCGGGAGGTCCTTTCTCTCTTGATGTATCGGCGCAGGTGTCCCTTACGAATAAGGGACTCGATCTCGTCCTTAAGCACCACACAATCATCCGTATTGTGGTCGTGGTCCCGATGAAAGCGGCAGAACTTGAGTTTATCCCGATGTTCCGGATCGGCCTTCATGGAGACAGGCCAATTCAGAAGTTTCTCTCCTTGGATATCCAACAGGATCTGCTCGGCAGAAtgttgaggggagtgtaggaaTGAAATTTTCCTTCTAGCTTCCTATTCGGACGATGATCGCGGGGGCCACGATCGTCCGGTCCTTTACTTTGCGTCTGAAGTTCCTCGTTCCTTGGCCTCTTCCCTTTTTCGGTTGGGTCGGCTACTTAGACATTTTTACGGGCATTAGAGAATTCTTCGGCATAAGTATACTTCTGAGTTCTGGCAACGAGTTCTGCTAACATCTTTGGTGGGTTCTTTTCAATAGAGAAGgtgaatttttcttcttttaggcCACTGAATATGGTAGCGAGCGCCATCTTGTCATCGTAATCTTTTATTAATAATGCTTCCTCATTGAAACGAGtaatgtaatctttcaatgactCATTTGGCTCTTGCTTGATAGCAAACAGGTGAGTGTTGGGATTCCGACttctcttaccacttatgaattgggtaaggaatagtcGACTTAACTCTGTGAAGGAACTGATGGAATTATGTTTGAGCTGCCAGTACCAACTCCAAGCGGATCTTGTAAGGTGATCGAAAATCCTCTACACATCATTGCGTCTGTTGCCGTGTGGATTTGCATCCACGAACGATAAGCCTCCATATGCTCGGATGAGTCACCAAATTCAGAGTACTGAATGACGAGAGGTATCCAAAACCTCTGCGGCATCACCTCATCCATGATTGTGGAGGTGaaaggaggctcggtctcttccatcattgcttgAACAGCCGAAAGCACTGACGTTGGCTGTTGTTTCTTTTCCAGCGCCAGGAATTTGTCATTGAGCTCCGCAAACCATTTCTACCAAGGGTCTTTGTTCTCCACTACGGTCTCTTGGGTGTTTTCTATTTCTGGAGTCCTCCTTCCCCTCGTCCGTTCTAGTCGAAGATGGAGATCCGTTGGTGCCAGGGCTAAGGTAACCGAAGCATTGGTTGGAGCTCGAGTAGCTGTGTCCCGAGCCAAGACTCGGATTTGGGTCGGGGAGGATTTTGACCCGAAACCGGCGCCTGAGGGTGTCGAGGTGCCTTGGGCCTCATACTCCTCGGCGCGGAATGAGCTTCCATGACAAGACCGACCAGTTCAGGAACAGGATTTTCATGAGTCGGGCGTGGTTGTGACTCCTGTTGTTGCTTCATCCTATTCACTTCGCCACGTAAGGCTTGTATCTCGTTGTGCATGGCTCGATATTTACTCGCCCGATTGCGAGAACGCTGGGAAGGCCCCGGGGCTGATTCAGCATGAAGTAGTGAGGAAGAGGGAGTCTGTTCATTTGGCTTCGGTTCCGCGGCTactactttcttctttcttcttgccATTATGCTTCAGGATAGGAATCTGACCTTTTATATCAGTTTCCCACAGACAGCGCCAAAAAATGTTGCtgacaaaatctggatcaccctccactCCGTACTTCTGGGGGACCCTAGTCCTGCACAAAGGattagcaaaggagaccctggctaagccgggggacccgcCATTGCCTAAGTTAGGGCAAGGGAATCCGGGTCTAAGTTGAAAGGTAGAGGGAGAGCgtaagatattgcgtacctgtagcaatgaggtctcattgtatttatacctgactgtcGGATTGTTTGGGTCCGTTAATGTCGGCACGATTCGTTCAATCAGGAGGATTTtcggatcgtggagatattgtaCGCGATCCAAGGATCGTGTGGTGTGTCATGCATATCTGCGGGCGAAGTACCCGGTCACGTCCGCTTATGGTAATTCCTAAGTTAAGCGATTGATGTACCCACATTTTGCCACGGCCTCGGCTCGGGACACCTCTTCTCTGGAGGAATATGAGGATGAAGCCGACGACGAGCCCTCAGCTTGTAGGTCCTTCAAGCGAAGATGGAAACGAGGAAGGGACCTTGGCTTGGGTTGTCGTTCATCGATGAAAACTCTCCTTTTCTGACCTACGGTTCAACTCGGATGGCCTTCTTTGGTGGAGGTTCACCTTATTCGGCTTAGGGTCGCCATCTACGGATCCGCTCCGACCTAACGTGACGTTCTCTTTTTGAGGCCCTACTGCTGACTAATTAGACACGTTTTCTGTCCTGAATCCGAACCGAGTTTCAGACCGAGCGGAGTATGACTTAGCTTCACTTATCTGTTTGCATTCTGGAGGTTTTCCTTTTCTTCAGTAGTGTTTGCTGTTTTGGATACTCTTGCGTGTCCGACTGGATTAAAACGATGTCGGTCCTTGGGATTGTAAAGGGTTCGGATCTTcctataacaataataatatagTATTAGATTCATTTTCATTTAGTGATTAGGTGGGCGCCGCGCCTGTACTTCAAAAGTGGGCTGTTACATTCATTTTTTAGAATGATCTACTAAAGGCGTAGATCGCTTTATAAGAAAATCCTTCTGATCCGTGAAAAACTGCGCGATGGTGGGAACCAGGTCCACAAATCTTAGATTCCAAGAAAGTTCCATGTTCTCACGTGTGATGCGTGTAGAAGGTGCGTGTGGAGAAGGTGCTTGTCAGGCAACCAAAGTTCGTTATCTCTTGGATACGCGGATCCCGCAGGAACGCCAATTTCCTGTGACgaatcatcaaggtggacccttaggaaagtttcaacccTAGCCGTTTCCATCCACTCTCTCGGGTGGTGTTTCGGGTCagcttcgtttttgggatcatgtcctaccatgagctggcaaaactgatggacggagtggatgcaaCATGCACATCGTGGTGGGCACCACGGACCTTCCGGCTACAGGTAGGATGTTGTCAGCCAATCGTATTATCCACGAGATGGGAATCGCTCCTGCTCCATCTACGGTGGGCCGCACGTTTTAGACAGTTGGATTAAAttctgatgtatgtttgtatgcaGTGTTTGTACGGTGGATGGATCATCTGATTAGTGTGACTTTCATCTACACGCTCCTATCAAACATGAgttcatgatttggacggtctggatgcttGTACATGTATATGACAAGTGCCGTGTGTGAGATTTGCTAAGCCCACCCGCGTGTACAACGGAGCCCATGCACATGCCACCCAGGTGCCAAAGTAGGTCTCACCTGCGAGaaccaatccgtccatcagatgtgtcTCACCATGCAGACGACTttaacaacaaaaaataaaataaaatgatcctGTCCTCTCGTTATTGAGATAAGGTTTATGAAACAAATGGTTGGCCAGAGAAAAAAGGTTAGTTTTTTTAAGCCGTTCTTAATTTATTTCTAAAATCATTTTCTATCTGATGCCTCAACTAGTCTGATTTTGGGGAAAAGGAATCTGTACAGTAGGACccgcctgatgaatggcttggattttgaaCACTATTGCAGATTTAGCTCATTGAATGACGTGTAGATGAGCCCCCATGTTCATGCGTTAGTCTTACAAATGCATCAAACACAATATTGAGCTTTGATCACCTTTAGCCAAGGGTATCACTACTTGTGGTGCTGTAACATCTTTCCCGCCAGCATGCTATATGTCTGACATCATGGACACGAAACCGGTAGGCCTCACCGTGAAGATCACCCTTCTCGAAAATCAGGATGATCTGTctgttaggtgggccacgcctATATGTCAATTCAAAGCGTTGCCAGCAAGCACAATCTCCCAAAGTCCTGAAATTGCTTACGAAGACTCACTCTTTGCAAAACCACAGGCATTAATCCTTCATCTGATTTTCGGTAGAGTCGATTTTTAAAGACTTCCTGCATGCTTATCTATGGAGgtaaaaagaacaaagaaaaatatCAAATCTCTTCATACTGTTGAGGCGGCATCTTGAATCGGCAAATCGGGCAGACATGGTTCATCTCCATCCATTGAATTatgcattcactatcaaaaatatGTGAGCATGGCATACATATGACCTCCTTCCCTATGGAGAATTCATTCAGACAAATTGTACACTTGATCTCATCTGACTCTCTGTTATTGAAATTCATCCTCTTCAGGGCTTCAACTGAAGATCTTAATGCTGGGACTGTACTAACCCTCCTTTCAAAAGCCAAATCCATTAATTCTCTTAGGACCCTAGCCAGTCTCTCTTCCtcgtcttcttcatcttcttcaatcAATACAAAAATCTCTGAAACCTCAAACTCAGCTACAACATGTACAATCTTCTTTCCTGCTTCATGGGCTTTCTTTGCTATCTCACTAACATTCAAGGCCACTGAGTCAATACAGTCTGTATGAATGTTTAAGTGGAAAACCATCTCGGCAATACGGCTTTTAGATGTCTCTGCttacaaaaaatagtggagatcgTCCGAGAATGTCTCAACCAGTACCCTACGTACTTCCGTCTGTTCACCGATGGGCTCTGATCGATGTCCCCATGGATCTAACCGTCTACAGTATTCCTTCAACTTAATTTCTATGGATAGTGTGGGCACTTGGGCTTCACATACTATTTCATCCAATTTTCATGGACACTTTGCCAATAAAAACGGGTGATAATTCCTTGGGGGACCCTGTATGATTCATTAATGGAGAAATCATCATCGTCGGAGGACGTGTCCGAGTCATCTTCAACGGCTGCGAGCATGTCGAATTCATCCTCAACGGTGGTGGAAGGGTTGAATTCAGCATGGTATGGTGTGACCGAGTCTTATTGAACGACGGACATGGTTGGTGTCGTGAACTCTGGAtgctgaagagagagagagagagagagagagagagagagagagagagagcaaatatGGTAAGGAAGAAAAGCTCATCTTCTTTATTTATATGGACGGAGTTTCCAAATACTACAGTAACGCCAGTTTCTAGGAACTCGGATttcgtgcgaaaggctttcgcaaaaAGATCACGCGCATATCTATGAGtccataaacatcactgtgagccccaggGCATTTCATTATTCTGTTAAGCCGTTGGCATTTTTCATTTAAACAAATAATTAAATATGGAACAATTAGACGGTCAGGAAATCATATTTTGAATGCTTTAATTCAAGTCGCATATCTATATTTGAAAGCCCTTATTACATGTGTATCATCAGccatcactatcagagtatcaaaCTTTCCTCCTATTAATTTCACTGGGCATGTTCCGAGCCTCATTAGAGAGGGGCCACGTGGCAAAAATGCATGTGAACCGGATTATAtcattgaatggcaaataaacattatagcagGCCTATTAAGTTTTTATTGATCCGCATTCAATTACCCATATTTtctggagcggattaggtgagaccttggatccaccgaggtgggtgggacccctcacTGTAGGGccgcagggcccactgtgatgtacgtcattacatccatgctgttcatctgtattgaaagctcatatttgggcttataccttaaaatgaacttaaaatacggatggacggagtggatgtagtcacatacatcatagtgggccccacagtcaggggacCCACccaccttagggcgtgtttggatgcgcGGATTAGGTGGGAGTAGAGTGGAGTACGTGGGATTGGGTTTTGAAATCCCACCCCGTCCTCCTGCAGTTCTGTTTAGGCGGCGTGGTATTGACGACGGATGGGAGTGGTCTCTGGATTCGGGAGAGGATCCAGTGGATTGCGAATCCCGTTAACTGGTGAAGGTCGGTTTGGAGCCGGACGAACTGACTCTGTTTACGCACGTTGTGCAGCGAAGGTGCGAAAACAGCCGCATTTGGAAGGAGTTTTGGCGAAGggagtatccacaccgtccattctgacTTCATGGGAAGGGTTGTGACCCCCTTTTGGAgattatggacggtttggattgctgatctgATCACCACCAAGATCGCATAATGGCCCGCCGAAGTcggttttcacggacgcaggGACTTGCGCAATTTCTTGCGTTGtgctaatggtggggcccatgattgatgtcttcagggaaatccactccatccactgaATGCATGTCAAAAAACTAGTTGGAAATATTTGGTTTCGGATTGAATTCAGTGTATCCCACAGAATCTTTTACTCCACCGTCTGTCTTGCGTTTGACAGTGGAAATCGTGTGTGCCTGTGCATGGGAGGATAAGGTCTCCATGGGTACCGTTGGCCCCACCTCCTGGACGcattggacggttccgatcatcgaaCCGTCCGTGATGGTGGCCCAATACACGTCCCAGCGGGACCCAGTGCAAACGCTGGCCCATGCCTGCCCAAACGCACTATGCTTTTGAAATCCCATCCCGTCCGCCCATCCAAACTTGGCAGTAGATGGGCCGATGGATATAGCAATCTAGTGGGATTGCAAGTAATCCACTGTATAACTCATTTATGACATTGGAAGCCGTGCAATCCACCATAATACAACCCACTCCCACTAATCCGCGTGTCCAAACACTCCCTTAGTGGATCCaggggcctcacctaatccgctcccgttttATTTGAGCTAATGTATGACACGTGTGTAATTTTTTAATTACTGTGTGTTAAGCTTCGATAGCTTAAGTATCATAACTTCCAGTAAACAGGgatgtggtttggctagtgatgctgccACCGGCCACGTGGCTAGTGGTCGTTGGTATGTGGACCCtaacatgatgtttgtgttttatccatgccgtcaatccattttgaaagataattttagggctttattcaaaaaatgaggtagatctaagccTCAGTCGGATCAAACCATGGGAAAAcactagtgattgaatgtccaccattaaaagcctcctagggcccactataatggttatttgacatctaacttgttgattaggtcatacagacttggatgaagggaaaaaatatatatcaacttgatccaaaactttcgtggcccccaagaagtttttaatggtgtccgttcaatcaacactgtgtggtccacttgagatttggatcaacctcattttttatatcttataataaaatgatatggaagaatgggtggacgacatggatgaaacaaatacatcatggtggggctcacagagcacggaccaccagccattggccaggGCAAGGCAGTAGCCGATCCTTTTCCAAGAAATAGAGGTCATAATTAAGGCTGTACACGAgttaagctagctcgaaaagctcgctcgactcggcttaactgagctcggattgactcggcttgaaaggccgattcaaggcaagtcaagcttgtttactaaagctcgagttaagctcaagccaagtttgaccattgtgtatttcaactcgactggactcgaactcgactcgactcaaaggtCGAGCTCGAggtcgagtaatatattttaataatatatattatatatattatattaatattaaatataatatattataagttttttttttaaaaaaaaagaagttaaaacttaaaagtttttactaaaaaatctTAACCGACCCTACCCGTCCCCAttgcctctttttctttcccttaccctaccgaggtaaactcaactcgactcgaaccaccaCTACCAAAgaaaggggcaaaggattcagaccacatttgttttttgctacagatataaaccttagctaagCTTGCTacagttttaatccgtagctaaaaagtcaATACACCATTAATATTTAATAGTGTTGTAAGTggctctatgaggcctaaaagaaattatatgttctatctaagccgtctatatatttttaaatattactttagTGGATGAGAAAAAAgatcagctagatcgaaggctcaagtggaccacacggtaggaaacattgatattaaattacagttacttcttatggtgtggtccacttggatcttCAATATATCTGAAATTTGGTGTGATaagctaaaataatttattaaaattatggatTGAAATGGATTAgggaaatacatcatgatgggccccatggagcccctgatCGGACTATCTACGTTTGTCCGTCAGAAACCCCCAAATTTGggtgcgcgctcaaaacagagccgcaccCAAACACAATTATTtcgctctctccctccctctctctctctctctctctctctcgagatTGTAGAGAGGGAGGGTGGTCGTtgcacacagagagagagagagagagattgcagagagggagggcggtcgttgcagacggagagagattgcagagacggagggcggtcgttgcagacagagagagattgcaaagagggagagcgagagattgcagagagggagagtgcGTTTCTCCATCTTCTCCTCTTTTTAAATCTCCAGCAAcattgaggtatttctctctctctctctctcaatctctctccatctcaatTCCGATTTAAGGTTATTCAGATTTTAGGGTggattccaccggaatgtttatttgccatacaagcTATTgatatgctaggtggggcccacggagttgtTAGTCGCAATGGGCCGTGTAGCCCGCCTTACCCAACAATCCGacctggatttggggattttagggcttacagatttggggatttcagTTGTTTATGTTGTTTGTAACTTTTAAAACCAATTTTATGGCAATGCTGTTTACATATGGTGTTAATGTTCAAATAGTTTCAATTATTCCAACACGTACAGAAATGCAGGAATATAGATctaatttttgttgtatttctttgTATAGCCGAAGCATTACTTGCTTTCAAGAGTGCCGTGAGTAATCCCCAACAGTTAAGTAGTTGGGTTGAGAAATACCCTCTGCAATAAATCACCATCCCCAACAGTTTGCCTATCTATTGTTAAAGTAATGCTTCCCGACACATTAATCAGATATACTGCATTTTTGCATACATGTATGGGTCATGCAGTTCAAACTTTGCAAGCTAACATTTAGTCAATTCATTTGCATAGGATGTCTTTTATATTCATGATACATTGTTACTGGATTCCATGTTCAGCATTTGTGATTTTGTTGCCTAATCATTTAACTCTTGTTAACTATgagtaaagagaaaaaaaaaggaactcCATCATTTTAGCTTTTATACAGTCAtattatagaaagaaagaaaagaaaaactcattGTGACCCACTTGTAAGTTATATCATGATGATTCtaccaatttttatttatttatttatttatttttgttgttcatatatgtctctcccttttctttctcaatGTTATAATTCCAAAAGTCCTTTGGCATTGATGTTTGGGTCACAAGAATTTGTCCTCCTACAGGAG
Protein-coding regions in this window:
- the LOC131234631 gene encoding E3 ubiquitin-protein ligase MPSR1-like; the protein is MVFHLNIHTDCIDSVALNVSEIAKKAHEAGKKIVHVVAEFEVSEIFVLIEEDEEDEEERLARVLRELMDLAFERRVSTVPALRSSVEALKRMNFNNRESDEIKCTICLNEFSIGKEVICMPCSHIFDSECIIQWMEMNHVCPICRFKMPPQQYEEI